CGTCGGCGCGTTCGAAGGCTGGAACGACGCCGGCGACGCGGCGACGTCAGCGGTCGAACATCTCGAGCTGATCTGGGACGCCCGGCCGCTCGCGGCGATCGACCCGGACGACTACTACGACTTCCAGGTCAACCGGCCCACCGTGTCGATGGTGGACGGCGTCACCCGCCGGCTGTCGTGGCCGACGACCCGCTTCTCGGTCTGCCGGCCGGCCGACGCGGGGCGCGACATCATCCTCATGCGCGGGATCGAGCCCAACATGCGGTGGCGCGCGTTCTGCGAGGAGGTCCTCGACATCTACCGCGAGCTCGGGGTCGAGACGGTGCTCGGCCTTGGCGCGCTGCTCGCCGACACCCCGCACACCCGCCCGGTCCCGGTCACCGGGTCCGCCTACGACGGCGCGTCCGCCACCCGCTACGGGCTCGAGCAGTCCCGCTACGAGGGGCCGACCGGGATCCTCGGGGTCTGGCAGGACGCCTGCGTGCGCGCCGGGATCCCGGCCATCACGTTCTGGGCGGCGCTGCCGCACTACGTGTCCCAGGCGCCGCACCCCAAGGCGACGCTCGCGCTGCTGCACCGGGTCGAGGAGGTACTCGACGTACCGGTGCCGCTCGGCGCGCTGCCCGATCAGGCCGACGACTGGCAGCGGCTCGTCGACGAGATGGCCGGCGAGGACGACGAGGTCACCGAATACGTGCGGGCGCTGGAGGAGAAGGCCGAGGACGCCGACCTCGCCCACACCAGCGGCGAGACCATCGCCCGGGAGTTCGAGCGTTACCTGCGCCGGCGGGGTCCCGGCGGTCCGACCAAGGGCTGACCGCACCACCGGTCGGCTCAGAGCGCGACCCCGAGCAGGCCGTCGACGAGGTCACGGACCAGGCC
The nucleotide sequence above comes from Mycobacteriales bacterium. Encoded proteins:
- a CDS encoding PAC2 family protein; this encodes MSDLEVFPELHDPVVVGAFEGWNDAGDAATSAVEHLELIWDARPLAAIDPDDYYDFQVNRPTVSMVDGVTRRLSWPTTRFSVCRPADAGRDIILMRGIEPNMRWRAFCEEVLDIYRELGVETVLGLGALLADTPHTRPVPVTGSAYDGASATRYGLEQSRYEGPTGILGVWQDACVRAGIPAITFWAALPHYVSQAPHPKATLALLHRVEEVLDVPVPLGALPDQADDWQRLVDEMAGEDDEVTEYVRALEEKAEDADLAHTSGETIAREFERYLRRRGPGGPTKG